The genomic window AGATGTTGTAAAGCAACTGAATGATTTGTTTGGAGAACAAGCTCTAAAATATTCACTTGTTGTCTTTACTCACGGTGATCAACTTGATTCCGGTAAAACCAttattgattttgttaaaagtaATACAGAACTTAACAGTTTTGTTAATAAGTGTGGAGGTGGCTGTCATGTCATTGATAATAAATACTGGAAGAACAGTCAGGACAACTACAGGAATAACACAGTTCAGGTTGAGAATATAATCAGAAGTGTAGAAGATATGATGAGGAGAAATGGAGGAGGCTGTTACACCAATGAAATGCTGCAGAAGATTCAGGCAAGAAAAGAGGAAGAAGAGAAGAAACAAGTCCAGTCTGGATGGAAATGGGCAGGATTACTCAAAGAGTTGGTGATGCAGTATGCAGCAGTGGGTTTTAAGAAGCTGCTGAAACGTTTTTGGGGGA from Triplophysa rosa linkage group LG25, Trosa_1v2, whole genome shotgun sequence includes these protein-coding regions:
- the LOC130549039 gene encoding GTPase IMAP family member 7-like isoform X2, translated to MARFAGTQEKDLRIVLLGRTGDAKSSTGNTILGEDVFTASCGASSETSECKSETRERNHCRINMIDTPGLFDTKHSEDILKKEILRCMIECAPGPHAFMVVFRVCRFTEQEQDVVKQLNDLFGEQALKYSLVVFTHGDQLDSGKTIIDFVKSNTELNSFVNKCGGGCHVIDNKYWKNSQDNYRNNTVQVENIIRSVEDMMRRNGGGCYTNEMLQKIQARKEEEEKKQVQSGWKWAGLLKELVMQYAAVGFKKLLKRFWGNKTDTL
- the LOC130549039 gene encoding GTPase IMAP family member 7-like isoform X1; translated protein: MSVYYCFIFHFQDIHTSKNTFQRPKKMARFAGTQEKDLRIVLLGRTGDAKSSTGNTILGEDVFTASCGASSETSECKSETRERNHCRINMIDTPGLFDTKHSEDILKKEILRCMIECAPGPHAFMVVFRVCRFTEQEQDVVKQLNDLFGEQALKYSLVVFTHGDQLDSGKTIIDFVKSNTELNSFVNKCGGGCHVIDNKYWKNSQDNYRNNTVQVENIIRSVEDMMRRNGGGCYTNEMLQKIQARKEEEEKKQVQSGWKWAGLLKELVMQYAAVGFKKLLKRFWGNKTDTL